One Burkholderia sp. 9120 DNA window includes the following coding sequences:
- the araH gene encoding L-arabinose ABC transporter permease AraH: protein MQARENLAQQAVKGAADALIPQTTDKTKWWQHVTEYSLIVIFVVMFVTMSLTVDHFFSIENMLGLALSISQIGMVACTMMFCLASRDFDLSVGSTVAFAGVLCAMVLNATGNTFIAIIAAVAAGAVIGFVNGAVIAYLRINALITTLATMEIVRGFGFIVSHGQAVGVSSETFIALGGLSFFGVSLPIWVTLLCFIVFGVMLNQTVYGRNTLAIGGNPEASRLAGINVERTRVYIFLIQGAVTALAGVILASRITSGQPNAAEGFELNVISACVLGGVSLLGGRATISGVVIGVLIMGTVENVMNLMNIDAFYQYLVRGAILLAAVLLDQLKNRGSRD, encoded by the coding sequence ATGCAAGCTAGAGAAAACCTCGCGCAACAAGCCGTCAAAGGCGCGGCCGATGCGCTGATTCCGCAGACCACCGACAAGACGAAATGGTGGCAACACGTCACCGAGTACAGCCTGATCGTGATTTTCGTGGTGATGTTCGTCACGATGTCGCTCACGGTCGACCATTTCTTCTCCATTGAGAACATGCTCGGTCTCGCGCTGTCGATCTCGCAGATCGGCATGGTCGCCTGCACGATGATGTTCTGTCTCGCGTCGCGCGATTTCGATCTGTCGGTGGGTTCGACGGTCGCGTTCGCCGGCGTACTCTGCGCGATGGTGCTCAACGCGACCGGCAACACCTTCATCGCGATTATCGCGGCGGTGGCGGCGGGCGCGGTGATCGGTTTCGTCAACGGCGCGGTGATCGCGTATCTGCGCATCAACGCGCTGATCACCACGCTCGCGACGATGGAAATCGTTCGCGGTTTCGGCTTCATCGTGTCGCACGGTCAGGCGGTCGGCGTGTCGTCGGAGACCTTCATCGCGCTGGGCGGGCTGAGCTTTTTCGGCGTGTCGCTGCCGATCTGGGTCACGCTGCTGTGCTTCATCGTGTTCGGCGTGATGCTCAACCAGACCGTGTACGGCCGTAATACGCTGGCAATCGGCGGCAATCCGGAAGCGTCGCGTCTGGCCGGTATCAATGTGGAACGCACGCGCGTCTACATCTTCCTGATCCAGGGTGCGGTGACGGCGCTGGCCGGTGTGATTCTGGCGTCGCGTATTACGTCGGGTCAGCCGAATGCCGCGGAAGGTTTCGAGCTGAACGTGATTTCGGCGTGCGTGCTGGGCGGCGTGTCGCTGCTCGGCGGACGCGCGACGATTTCCGGCGTGGTGATCGGCGTGCTGATCATGGGCACGGTCGAAAACGTGATGAACCTGATGAACATCGACGCGTTCTATCAGTACCTCGTTCGTGGCGCGATCCTG
- the araG gene encoding L-arabinose ABC transporter ATP-binding protein AraG has product MSATLRFDNIGKVFPGVRALDGVSFDVNVGQVHGLMGENGAGKSTLLKILGGEYQPDSGRVMIDGNEVRFTSAASSIAAGIAVIHQELQYVPDLTVAENLLLGQLPNSLGWVNKREAKRFVRERLEAMGVALDPNAKLRKLSIAQRQMVEICKALLRNARVIALDEPTSSLSHRETEVLFKLVRDLRADNRAMIYISHRMDEIYELCDACTIFRDGRKIASHPTLEGVTRDTIVSEMVGREISDIYNYSARPLGEVRFAAKAIEGHALAQPASFEVRRGEIVGFFGLVGAGRSELMHLVYGADHRKAGEIVLDGKPIKVRSAGEAIRHGIVLCPEDRKEEGIVAMATVSENINISCRRHYLRAGMFLDRKKEAETADRFIKLLKIKTPSRRQKIRFLSGGNQQKAILSRWLAEPDLKVVILDEPTRGIDVGAKHEIYNVIYQLAERGCAIVMISSELPEVLGVSDRIVVMRQGRISGELLRKDASEQTVLSLALPQSSTALPGTQTAAQQAA; this is encoded by the coding sequence GTGTCAGCGACGCTACGTTTTGACAATATCGGCAAAGTCTTTCCAGGCGTGCGTGCGCTCGACGGTGTGTCCTTCGACGTCAACGTCGGCCAGGTGCACGGCCTGATGGGCGAAAACGGCGCAGGGAAATCGACCCTGCTGAAGATACTCGGTGGTGAATATCAGCCCGACTCGGGCCGCGTCATGATCGACGGCAACGAGGTGCGCTTCACCAGCGCGGCTTCGTCGATCGCGGCGGGGATCGCGGTGATTCACCAGGAACTGCAATACGTGCCCGATCTGACGGTCGCGGAAAACCTGCTGCTCGGCCAACTGCCGAACTCGCTCGGTTGGGTCAACAAGCGCGAAGCCAAACGCTTCGTGCGCGAACGGCTCGAAGCGATGGGCGTGGCGCTCGATCCGAACGCGAAGTTGCGCAAGCTCTCGATCGCGCAACGGCAGATGGTCGAAATCTGCAAGGCGCTGCTGCGCAACGCGCGCGTGATCGCGCTGGACGAGCCGACCAGTTCGCTGTCCCATCGCGAGACCGAAGTGCTGTTCAAGCTGGTGCGCGACCTGCGCGCCGACAACCGCGCGATGATCTACATCTCGCACCGCATGGACGAGATCTACGAGTTGTGCGACGCCTGCACGATTTTCCGCGACGGCCGCAAGATCGCGTCGCATCCCACGCTTGAGGGCGTGACGCGCGACACCATCGTCAGCGAGATGGTGGGGCGTGAGATCAGCGACATCTATAACTACTCGGCGCGGCCGCTCGGCGAAGTGCGCTTCGCGGCGAAAGCGATCGAAGGCCATGCGCTCGCGCAGCCGGCCAGCTTCGAGGTGCGGCGCGGCGAGATCGTCGGCTTCTTCGGTCTGGTGGGCGCGGGCCGCAGCGAACTGATGCACCTGGTGTACGGCGCGGATCACCGCAAGGCCGGCGAAATCGTGCTCGACGGCAAGCCGATCAAGGTGCGCAGCGCGGGCGAAGCGATTCGCCACGGCATCGTGCTGTGCCCGGAAGACCGCAAGGAAGAAGGCATTGTCGCGATGGCGACCGTGTCGGAGAACATCAACATCAGTTGCCGTCGTCACTATCTGCGCGCGGGCATGTTCCTCGACCGCAAGAAAGAAGCGGAAACCGCCGACCGTTTCATCAAGCTGCTGAAGATCAAGACGCCGAGCCGTCGCCAGAAAATCCGTTTTCTGTCGGGCGGCAACCAGCAGAAGGCGATTCTGTCGCGCTGGCTCGCCGAGCCGGATCTGAAGGTGGTGATTCTCGACGAACCGACGCGCGGCATCGACGTCGGCGCGAAGCACGAAATCTATAACGTGATTTACCAGTTGGCCGAACGCGGCTGCGCGATCGTGATGATTTCGTCGGAGTTGCCGGAAGTACTCGGCGTGTCCGACCGGATCGTCGTGATGCGCCAAGGTCGGATTTCCGGCGAACTGTTACGCAAAGATGCATCGGAACAAACTGTGTTGAGCCTCGCGTTGCCGCAAAGCTCGACCGCACTACCCGGAACCCAGACCGCCGCTCAGCAGGCAGCCTGA
- a CDS encoding arabinose ABC transporter substrate-binding protein: MKRRIFLTLAAAATGVLFNAPVAQAADPVKIGFLVKQPEEPWFQDEWKFAEMAAKEKGFTLVKIGAPSGEKVMSAIDNLAAQKAQGFVICTPDVKLGPGIVAKAKADGLKMMTVDDRLVDGAGKPIASVPHMGISAYNIGKQVGDGLAAEIKKRGWDMKDVGAIDVTYEQLPTAHDRTSGATDALVAAGFPKANIVMAPQAKTDTENAFNAANIALTKNPQYKHWVAYALNDEGVLGAVRAAESRGFKADNMIGIGIGGSDSALNEFKKSTPTGFYGTVIISPKRHGEETSTLMYDWITQGKEPPMLTLTTGMLATRDNVADVREKMGLASK; the protein is encoded by the coding sequence ATGAAACGTAGAATTTTCCTCACGCTGGCAGCAGCGGCGACGGGTGTGCTCTTCAACGCACCGGTGGCGCAGGCGGCGGACCCGGTCAAGATCGGCTTCCTCGTGAAGCAGCCGGAAGAACCGTGGTTCCAGGACGAATGGAAGTTCGCCGAAATGGCCGCCAAGGAGAAGGGTTTCACGCTGGTGAAGATCGGCGCGCCGTCGGGCGAGAAGGTGATGAGCGCAATCGACAACCTGGCCGCCCAGAAGGCGCAAGGCTTCGTGATCTGCACGCCCGACGTCAAGCTCGGACCGGGCATCGTCGCGAAGGCGAAGGCCGACGGCCTGAAGATGATGACGGTGGACGATCGTCTGGTCGACGGTGCGGGCAAGCCGATCGCGTCGGTGCCGCATATGGGCATCTCGGCGTACAACATCGGCAAGCAGGTCGGCGACGGCCTGGCCGCGGAAATCAAGAAGCGCGGCTGGGACATGAAGGATGTCGGCGCGATCGACGTGACCTACGAACAACTGCCGACCGCGCATGACCGCACCAGCGGCGCGACCGACGCACTGGTCGCCGCCGGCTTCCCGAAGGCGAACATCGTGATGGCGCCGCAAGCGAAGACCGACACGGAAAACGCCTTCAACGCCGCCAACATCGCGCTGACGAAGAACCCGCAATACAAGCACTGGGTGGCCTACGCCCTGAACGACGAAGGCGTGCTCGGCGCGGTGCGCGCAGCGGAAAGCCGCGGCTTCAAGGCGGACAACATGATCGGTATCGGCATCGGCGGCTCGGACTCGGCATTGAACGAGTTCAAGAAGTCGACGCCGACGGGCTTCTACGGCACGGTCATCATCAGCCCGAAGCGCCATGGCGAAGAAACCTCGACGCTGATGTACGACTGGATCACGCAAGGCAAGGAACCGCCGATGCTCACGCTGACAACCGGCATGCTGGCTACGCGTGACAACGTCGCCGACGTGCGCGAAAAGATGGGCCTCGCGTCGAAGTAA
- a CDS encoding SDR family oxidoreductase, with translation MTRLAGKAALITGAGRGIGAAIALAFAREGAAVVLAELDLDSAQQTAERIRSQTGARVLAVRTDVTQSASVQHAVSEGEQAFGQQLDVLVNNAGINVFCDPLTMTDDDWRRCFAVDLDGVWNGCRAVLPGMVERGAGSIINIASTHSFKIIPGCFPYPVAKHGVIGLTRALGIEYAPRNVRVNAIAPGYIETQLTHDWWNEQADPAAAQQATLDLQPMKRIGRPEEVAMTAVFLASDEAPFINASCITVDGGRSALYHD, from the coding sequence ATGACACGGCTCGCCGGCAAAGCCGCGTTGATCACTGGCGCCGGGCGCGGCATTGGCGCGGCGATCGCGCTTGCCTTCGCCCGCGAGGGCGCGGCGGTCGTGCTGGCGGAGCTGGATCTCGACAGCGCGCAGCAGACGGCGGAACGCATCCGCTCGCAAACTGGCGCGCGCGTGCTCGCGGTGCGCACCGACGTCACTCAGTCCGCCTCGGTTCAGCACGCGGTGAGCGAGGGCGAACAGGCCTTCGGCCAACAACTGGACGTGCTGGTGAACAACGCCGGCATCAACGTGTTCTGCGACCCGCTGACCATGACCGACGACGACTGGCGCCGCTGCTTCGCGGTCGACCTCGACGGCGTGTGGAACGGTTGCCGCGCGGTGTTGCCGGGCATGGTGGAACGCGGCGCGGGCAGCATCATCAATATCGCGTCGACGCATTCGTTCAAGATCATTCCGGGCTGCTTTCCGTACCCGGTCGCGAAGCACGGCGTGATTGGCCTGACGCGCGCGCTCGGCATCGAATACGCGCCGCGCAATGTGCGGGTCAACGCGATCGCGCCGGGTTACATCGAAACGCAATTGACGCATGACTGGTGGAACGAACAAGCCGATCCGGCGGCGGCGCAGCAGGCCACGCTCGATCTGCAGCCGATGAAACGCATCGGTCGTCCGGAAGAAGTGGCAATGACGGCAGTGTTTCTCGCGTCGGACGAAGCGCCGTTCATCAACGCCAGTTGCATCACCGTGGATGGCGGTCGCTCGGCGCTGTATCACGACTGA
- a CDS encoding 2-dehydro-3-deoxy-6-phosphogalactonate aldolase, with amino-acid sequence MQPHINLPAPYMPHAGLIAAFEACTLIAIMRGVTPADAADHAQALYEAGFRIVEVPLNSPQPFDSIAAIRKALPADAIVGAGTVLHPSFVNEVKSAGGELIVMPHSDPEVVIAAKAQGMACSPGVATPNEAFIALKNGADVLKMFPAEQLGCQVVKAWRAVIAAQVPLVPVGGITPDNMGPFLSAGANGFGLGSALYKPGQSAAVTSSHAKAFINGLRIARAGAKK; translated from the coding sequence ATGCAACCTCATATCAATCTGCCCGCACCGTATATGCCGCACGCGGGTCTGATCGCGGCCTTCGAGGCATGTACGCTGATCGCGATCATGCGCGGCGTGACGCCCGCCGACGCGGCCGACCACGCTCAGGCGCTCTATGAAGCGGGCTTTCGCATCGTCGAAGTGCCGTTGAATTCGCCGCAGCCGTTCGACAGCATCGCGGCGATCCGCAAGGCGTTGCCGGCCGACGCGATCGTCGGCGCGGGCACCGTGCTGCATCCGAGCTTCGTCAACGAAGTGAAGTCGGCGGGCGGCGAGCTGATCGTCATGCCGCACAGCGACCCGGAAGTCGTGATCGCCGCGAAAGCGCAAGGCATGGCCTGCTCGCCGGGCGTCGCGACGCCGAACGAAGCCTTCATCGCGCTGAAGAACGGCGCGGACGTGCTCAAGATGTTCCCCGCCGAACAGCTCGGCTGCCAGGTCGTGAAAGCATGGCGCGCGGTGATCGCGGCGCAGGTGCCGCTGGTGCCCGTCGGTGGCATCACGCCGGACAACATGGGGCCGTTTCTTAGCGCCGGCGCGAACGGTTTCGGCCTCGGCTCCGCGCTGTACAAGCCGGGCCAGAGCGCGGCCGTGACGAGCTCGCATGCGAAGGCGTTCATCAACGGTCTTCGGATTGCCCGCGCCGGGGCGAAGAAATGA
- a CDS encoding 2-dehydro-3-deoxygalactonokinase — MKSAGSSTPANPPVAAQAVEVADVVAANFSQAALIALDWGTTSLRAYLFDANGQVLATHASTAGIMNLPRPAEQGGFDAAFEDACGAWLKQAPGVPVIAAGMVGSAQDWVEAPYVEAPASAEALVAGIVRVKAACGVTLHIVPGVLQRGELPNVMRGEETQIFGALGQEANTDTAAKRALIGLPGTHAKWAIVQANRIERFHTFMTGEVFAALRDHTILGRTMLTPDHADTAAFLHGVKIARDRGQAGVLATIFSTRTLGLTGQLSREQQPDYLSGLLIGHELAGLEAVLMQQQNSVAGQSLRLIGNEALCERYRLALAQFGCTQAELVKHATERGLWRVASQAGLVNPAAHAARAG, encoded by the coding sequence ATGAAGTCAGCGGGTTCCTCCACACCGGCTAACCCTCCCGTCGCCGCACAAGCGGTAGAGGTGGCGGATGTCGTCGCGGCCAATTTCAGCCAGGCCGCGCTGATCGCGCTCGACTGGGGCACGACCTCGCTGCGCGCGTATCTCTTCGACGCAAACGGTCAAGTGCTGGCCACGCACGCCTCGACGGCCGGCATCATGAATCTGCCGCGTCCCGCTGAACAAGGCGGTTTCGACGCGGCTTTCGAAGACGCCTGCGGCGCGTGGCTCAAGCAGGCGCCCGGCGTGCCGGTGATCGCAGCCGGCATGGTCGGCAGCGCGCAGGACTGGGTCGAAGCGCCGTACGTCGAGGCGCCGGCGAGTGCCGAAGCGCTGGTGGCCGGCATCGTCCGAGTGAAAGCGGCATGCGGCGTGACGCTGCATATCGTGCCGGGCGTGCTGCAACGCGGCGAGTTGCCCAACGTGATGCGCGGCGAAGAGACGCAGATTTTCGGCGCGCTCGGCCAGGAAGCGAACACGGATACCGCCGCCAAACGCGCCCTGATCGGCCTGCCCGGCACGCACGCCAAATGGGCGATCGTGCAAGCCAACCGCATCGAACGTTTTCACACCTTCATGACCGGCGAAGTATTCGCGGCGCTGCGCGATCACACGATCCTCGGCCGCACGATGCTGACGCCGGACCATGCGGACACCGCCGCCTTCCTGCATGGCGTGAAAATCGCCCGCGACCGGGGTCAGGCTGGTGTGCTCGCCACGATCTTCAGCACCCGCACGCTCGGTCTCACCGGACAACTGTCGCGCGAACAGCAACCCGACTATCTGTCGGGCCTGCTGATCGGCCACGAACTGGCCGGCCTCGAAGCCGTGCTGATGCAGCAACAGAATTCGGTCGCGGGACAAAGCCTGCGTCTGATCGGCAATGAAGCGCTGTGCGAACGCTATCGCCTCGCACTGGCGCAATTCGGCTGCACCCAGGCGGAACTGGTCAAGCACGCCACCGAGCGCGGCCTGTGGCGCGTCGCCTCGCAGGCGGGACTGGTCAATCCGGCCGCCCACGCGGCACGCGCCGGCTAA
- a CDS encoding IclR family transcriptional regulator: MNKAMPHAASASEADLALPADHGTQAAEREPITAKPPHAASNANAKASANASPKATAPTQRPAADEIALPSTLLDITPQQAGTQTLLRGLAILEAAAAGVRDLRTFGAALGTTRSTTHRLVSSLVQARYLRQVQGGYLLGPKLIELGTIALEQMPLTAVARQHLESLAEQTLDTIHLGVRDGDDVLYIDKIPGTRGLEMRSRVGHRMPLASTGIGKAMMLDLTPDVWKSLFDASRRALAGVSFKPDNRPDAQTFMQRMTSYAAGGYTFDLEENEASIRCVAAPVRDASGAVVAALSVASTIPYMSLERMDELIPVVQREARAISEELGWRAPQPATRRIKR; encoded by the coding sequence ATGAACAAAGCGATGCCCCACGCCGCGAGCGCGTCCGAAGCTGACCTGGCGCTGCCAGCCGACCACGGAACGCAGGCTGCCGAGCGTGAGCCGATCACGGCCAAACCGCCGCACGCAGCCAGCAATGCAAACGCAAAAGCGAGCGCAAACGCCAGCCCAAAAGCGACCGCGCCCACCCAGCGCCCAGCAGCCGACGAAATCGCCCTCCCCAGCACGCTGCTAGACATCACCCCGCAACAAGCCGGCACACAAACACTGCTCCGCGGTCTCGCGATTCTCGAAGCCGCCGCCGCCGGCGTACGCGATCTGCGCACCTTCGGCGCCGCGCTCGGCACGACCCGCAGCACCACGCATCGGCTGGTCAGCAGCCTCGTCCAGGCGCGCTACCTGCGTCAGGTGCAAGGCGGCTATCTGCTCGGCCCGAAACTGATCGAACTCGGCACCATCGCGCTCGAACAGATGCCGCTTACGGCGGTCGCGCGTCAGCATCTCGAATCGCTCGCGGAACAAACGCTCGACACGATTCACCTCGGCGTGCGCGACGGCGACGACGTGCTCTACATCGACAAAATCCCCGGCACCCGTGGCCTCGAAATGCGCTCGCGCGTCGGTCACCGTATGCCGCTGGCGTCGACGGGAATCGGCAAGGCGATGATGCTCGACCTCACGCCCGACGTCTGGAAGTCGCTGTTCGACGCGTCGCGTCGCGCGCTCGCCGGCGTCAGCTTCAAACCGGATAACCGTCCCGACGCGCAGACCTTCATGCAGCGCATGACCAGCTACGCAGCCGGCGGCTATACCTTCGATCTCGAAGAAAACGAGGCATCGATCCGCTGCGTCGCGGCGCCCGTGCGCGATGCGTCGGGCGCCGTCGTGGCGGCGCTTTCCGTGGCGAGCACGATTCCGTATATGTCGCTGGAACGGATGGATGAACTGATCCCGGTCGTGCAGCGCGAAGCGCGCGCAATCTCGGAAGAACTCGGCTGGCGTGCCCCGCAACCCGCAACTCGCAGGATCAAACGATGA